tggtggtggcagcgataccgtcTGAGGGACAAGGAAGAATATGTACCTTAGGGAAGATTTAGCCTAagatggtagaaataagcttagggggtcttcatgCTTTGGCAGACCCTCCGCTGAGAAGGCGGCTGCTCATGTTGGCGCTTGAGAATTTCAGGGCCAAGTCAGGCCCCAGATCTGAGCTCTGATTTTAAGAGAACCCAGAGGCCTGTCTGTTCTGTGCCCTTGGCACAATCTCTGACTCTGGCCAGAGGAATTACCAGCTCACCCCGCTCCACAGCACTTCCTATGGCCCTCCAGTCCCACATGTGCATCTCCCCAGGTGACTCCAGTCTGCTGCCTTGGCAggacagaatccaggagtctGCATTGCAGCTGTGCATTGGCCACTGGCGTATGCTCAGGCCTCCGTACCATGGAACGCTGCTGCGGTTGGAGTAGTGGCTCGGGCCATTTCCCCCTTTGTGCTCTGCTCCAAAATGGCTCTGTCTCTTCCTGGTCTCAGGCATTTCGTGTCCCTGCTCTGTTAGCTGGTCTGGGGTccgcacaccccctgcctgcacccactTTGTCCCAGTGACTCTCTGCATGGAGCGGTGTAACAGACTGCTTTGCTAGGCCCCTGCAGCCGGATGGACGTGCGGGTGCTGCCAATGGCCGTTGCCTTTGAATGGGGCTGGGTGTGCAGGGAGAGGCACTCGCGTGTTCTTGGATCCCTTGTGGCCGCTGTTTGTGCAAGGACGAAGCTGCCGGCACCTGGTGCTCTGGCCGAGTTTCTGCCCTAAGCCTTGGCGGCTCTCTGCTCTCTACCCAGATGGTGGCAAGCCAGAAAGCTGTGGTGATCCAGAGCGCggtgaggggctggctggctcgcaCCAAGTACCTTCGGGTGCGCAGGGCGGTGGTCTATCTGCAGTGCTGCTACCGGCGCATGCGGGCTCGCAGGGAGCTGAGGCGGCTCCGGATCGAGGCCAAGTCGGTGGAGCACTACAAACAGCTCAACAAAGGCATGGAGATCAAAGTGATGCGCAGCTGCAGTGCAAAGTGGATGAGCAGGTGGGTAGGTTggctcctcctgctgccccagagcTACAGGGGGATTCCTGGGTCTCTAGCGCTGGGATGAGCCTTGGGCACATCTGGGAGAGTCCTGGGGAGCTGCATTCTGCCTTGCTAAGTTCCCCTAGCAGTCTACGTTGGATCGTCTCCTCCTCTTCCGTGTTCCTGTGAGTTGTTAAGCAGTAGCCatgctccactccagaggtggctgcatttcactcccTTAATGATACTGAACAATCTCTGATCACTCTGTGCTGAGAAGGTGCCTGGGGGAAAGGCCTCTCTACCCTTCTCCTGGGAAGCACTGTCCATTAGTGCAGCCAGACTTTGGTTCTTTTCTGGCCCAGCAGTACCTGACTCCAAGGCCCGGCAGGAAGACTTGGATCGGGCTCTCCTGGCAGAGCAGGATCCTGGACCTCTTGGCTCAGGACAGATTTCTAGTTCTGAACCCACCTAACTCCCTCTGGCTCAGCCCTCGGGCGGGTAGGGGAAAGCGAAGGTATGGGGAGTGAGGCAGTGCAGGTGGAGCAGCCGGCTTGGTAGGGCTGGAGGAAGGCTGCAAGCGGCAGCGGCTTTCCCTGCTTTGGTCTCCTCGGGTATTTCACGGGGCGCTCGGGGACTGAGTGGCTCTAGAGGGCACCACGTGCTCAGGCCCTGGCAGCCTTTGAACcttttcttctccccacccctctcccgcGTGACCCAGCGGATGCCGCTTGTGTAACTTCCTCACGGTGCCTCGTGTCCGCCCTCTCCCCCGCCCGGCAGCGTCTCTGGCTCTGCTCGTGCCCGGCAGGCCGTGCTCTGTCGCTGACTATTTACCAGTTGGCGCCGCCATCTGTCTGCCTCCCGTGTCTCGCGGTTTGctctctgctggggaggggcttTAAATCGAACCTGCGTCCCTGACGGTCTCTGGCCTATGTGGACAGACCCCATCTCGCTGCCCTGGGGTGGATCAGGCGGCCTGGAAAGCTGGTGTGGGGGCAAAGGAGACTTGGGAAAAGCCAGCGCGCTCTTGGGCCAAACACatccggggtggggcagggcagagcccagGATCTCTGACACAGGCTGGCCCCAGGGGGGTTCATGGTTCCTCTGAGATGTGCAGAGCCTGGGAACAGCAGGTGGCCCAATGCCAAGGAGCAGGTACaccaggcccggcccggccctagcATAGGAAAGACCGATGCCAGGGCTGGTAAAGCaggaaactgggagtcaggacttcgGTGTCAgggctgagaacagaacccagaagtgATGGGCCTTGGGGAAGTCATTCCTCctcctatgcctcagtttccccagcagtGTCCTGGGGCTGACGCTGCTCGGGTTGCCGGGAGGCACTGGATAGCACCTCACTTCTGGGGAGCTGTATGGCTTTTGGGGGGATGATGGGGGCAGTCTGGTGAGATGAGGCCCAGGCAGCTTCTCTGGATTTCCCCCTCCTGGTTCCCCGCTGTTCAGTGCTCAGATAGGAATCACCCAGTTCCTCCCCTGGGACCCTGCCAGGCCTGAAACGGCTCTTGactgctgcccctcccacaggCCAGGAAGATCTGGAGTCTCTCGGAGCAGCTGTCGGCACTGAGAGCCTCCCACAGCGAGGAGGTGGAGCGGCTGTGCAGTGAGCTGCGGGAGGACAAGGCGCAGGAGACGTGCatccgggagctgcaggagcagctgcagcgcGTGGAGTCGGAGAAGAGCTGCTCGGAAGGCCGGCTGGgccaggagatggaggagctgaaaCAGGtgcagggcacaggcaggggtgACTCTTGATTGTCCGGCTAACCGGCAGCCAGCAATAACACTGAGGGGAGTTAAACGTCCCTTCCTTAGACCTGGTCCCAAAGAGCAACGATCCCCACCCCAGTGGTTAACGGGTGTGACTCAAACCCAGCACTGAACATATGGGGCAGCTCCAAtagctggcagcagtagtaggctggtTATCCTCTCTGGCTCAGCTGTGAGAGTGGGAGGCGACACAAGTGTTCTCCTTGCTAGTGTGTTGCAAAGGCTCTGGTGACTTGACTTAAGCTAGTCTGTACATAGACTTGGCAGGagtcaatttttttaattgataaatATTGGCCACCATAAATATCCCTGTACGCACAGACAGTCAAATATGTCCGTCGATAGTCGAAACCTAGACAGCCAGAAACGCTGCTTGACATGAACCTTCTGAAAGCAAACCCGGATTATTCTGTATATCTGACGTAAGACGTTGATGATCGGGTTTAAGAGACTCCGAGAGTTAAAGCTCCACCTTGTCTGATCCCCCTTCTGCCACCAAAGTTCCCACAACTCAAAATTTGAATAAAAAATTGAAGCCAACACTTAAATCCTTGATGCTGCCCATCAAAAGTAAAACTGTCAAATCTCCCATGCAGGGGCCTGGCTACTCTCCGGGCCCCCTGGCTGGTGGGGTAGAGGAAGGATGGGCCCTGCAGCCTGTGATGGGCCCCATGTGAAAGAGCCTGCCTGGCCTCCGACCCCCAGAGCAGGTCCTCTCGCCCCATAGCTCTGGACTGCTGTCAGGGTCTGcccccaccacccagctctctctctcccgccAGCACCTGACTGAGCTGGAAGCCATGAAATCCAATCTGAAGGAAGAGAAGGACGCTCTCAACCAGCAGATCATGGAGCAGTCGCAGGAGCTGGAAGGTAaaacgcccccctccccctccccccagctcctttcCTGCTGTGCCGGGTGCAATCAGCTGGGGTCTGGATTCTAGGGAAGCCCAGTGGGTGGCTCCGGCTGTGCTCACCCGGGCGGCCCAGCTCTGTGGGCAGGGTGATGCTGCCAAGCCGAGACTGTGGCCCAAAACTAGGTGGGCTGGTTACTGAGACGGCTCCTGCCGATCACTGCCCTAGCTCTGTGCCCAGCCTCGTCCCAGAGGCGAGGTCTCGTGTGGCCTGAGCCTGCCCGCCCTGGCGGCTGAATCCATGggcctgctggccatgctgctaAGTTCCCAGCTCTCTCCTCGCAGCTCCACGCCGGAGGAGATGTTTTCCAGGGGCGGCGCAGCATTGGCGCTCGGCAGCCCCCTCGACGTTCCTCCCCTGGCGCTGGTGCCTGGGCTCCTGcacagggtgggcagggagcagagcctgTCACACTCAGGTCCAGGCCTGCAGGCAAACGTTACCGTCTCTGCtctcctcttccccgccccctgcAGACCAGCTGCGCCGGCGCGCGGCGGAGAGCCAGGAGCTGCTGTGCCagctggagggggagagggctCGCTACCAGAACCTGGTGAAGGAGCGCGCCCGCCTGGAGCAGTGCTGCGAGAACCTGCAGGATGAGGTGGCCTTCCAGAAGGTGAGCAGTGCGGGCTGGGCTGATGCCCTGGACATCCCAGATACCCCGGGGAGCCAGGCGAGGGGTCACAGGCTGCCGCGAAATGGAGGGAAGCTCTTGCTGAAGGATTGTCGCATGGAGGCCGGACGGGCAGGACTGGGGAGGTGGACAGGAAGCCTTGCTGGTCTGTGCTGTGTTCACTCAGTGCCAGGGCAGAGGTGGCCCTAGGGTCACTGTGTGTTCAGAGCCGCGCCCTGCCGCTGAGAACAGCTGCACCATCGGCGCGAAGCTGGCTGGGGCTTTCGAAACCGCGAGGAGCCCAAATCCCAGTGACTCCACGTGGTGTCTGGGTGCCAGACACCTTCAGCTCTCTGGGAAAGTCCCAGCCCGAAGCTAATGTCACAGCTGCACCATCCacttctgccctgctccctggagATCAGAGGGGAACGTCTCTCTGGTCCCCATGGCGGGACTCCCTGGCGGGCAGCACATCCACTGGAGGACGGAGGCACCCCGCCCTGTATCTGTCACCACTGGGCTAGGGAGCGGTagcaccccttctcccacaggaaccttttccggccacctcgtcccatggtgtgtccccccccccccgaggttggccaggtcctctatcctccgcaaggaggggtcttcccgcaccgcggcctggaacgcagcagctgggacagggattggggatctgctctctctcaccggctgggtctgcggccgcagcctctctgtgccctgtccctgggcgttccctccccaccaggtcagggtcctgcgcctcgggcggagtaccttccccg
The DNA window shown above is from Mauremys mutica isolate MM-2020 ecotype Southern chromosome 6, ASM2049712v1, whole genome shotgun sequence and carries:
- the LOC123372267 gene encoding myosin heavy chain, striated muscle-like, whose amino-acid sequence is MAAAELYAQPWRLSALYPDGGKPESCGDPERGEGLAGSHQVPSGAQGGGLSAVLLPAHAGSQGAEAAPDRGQVGGALQTAQQRHGDQSDAQLQCKVDEQARKIWSLSEQLSALRASHSEEVERLCSELREDKAQETCIRELQEQLQRVESEKSCSEGRLGQEMEELKQHLTELEAMKSNLKEEKDALNQQIMEQSQELEDQLRRRAAESQELLCQLEGERARYQNLVKERARLEQCCENLQDEVAFQKVSSAGWADALDIPDTPGSQVAFLVAVTSGRRVSEIKALASEPPYTVFYKDKIQLRPSCQRWNLPST